The following are encoded in a window of Flavobacterium psychrotrophum genomic DNA:
- the ybeY gene encoding rRNA maturation RNase YbeY, whose protein sequence is MISFNYETNFELTNEAQYEEWIADVIESEDKTEGEINYIFCDDAYLLEKNIEFLDHDTLTDIISFDYTMGNLISGDIFISIERVKENAVEYNVLFEEELRRVMAHGVLHYCGYKDKTEEDEQIMRVKEEEKMKLFHVEQ, encoded by the coding sequence ATGATTAGTTTTAATTACGAAACAAATTTTGAGCTTACTAATGAAGCTCAATATGAAGAATGGATAGCCGATGTTATCGAAAGTGAAGATAAAACAGAGGGGGAGATCAACTACATTTTTTGTGATGATGCTTACCTTTTAGAAAAGAACATAGAATTTTTAGACCACGATACCCTTACCGATATTATTAGTTTTGACTATACAATGGGTAACCTTATAAGTGGCGATATCTTTATATCTATAGAACGTGTAAAAGAAAACGCTGTTGAGTATAACGTGCTTTTTGAAGAAGAACTTCGTCGTGTTATGGCACATGGTGTATTACACTATTGCGGCTATAAAGACAAGACAGAGGAAGATGAGCAGATAATGCGCGTTAAAGAAGAGGAGAAAATGAAGTTGTTCCACGTGGAACAGTAG
- a CDS encoding DUF4175 family protein yields MEAKNIIYAKLEAFIKKYYTNEVIRGTIFFIALGLLYFIITFLVEYFLWLPEKGRTALFWIFIFVEAILLARFILFPLFKLFKLQKGIDYKQASAIIGSHFSEVSDKLTNFLQLSNDANQSELLLASIEQKASNLQPVPFTNAVNFNKNIKYLPYAAIPVLLILVFLISGNSAVITNSFGRVVNYNKHYAPPAPFEFVIVNKSLMAQQDTDFVLEVKTQGSVVPENAMITIGNENYYLESVKPGVFTYRFEKPTKNIEFQLNANNVISKPYELDVVAVPTIANFEMVLQFPGYLGKKQEVVKGSGNAVVPEGTKVTWKINALATNSVNYMTDNAVTPFSNNENSFTLSKNILQNTEYQILTSNFKVKNHEKLQYQITTLKDQYPTITAQNAPDGLKLKREIVLGQLSDDNGLTKLQVVYYPQDNPAAAKRGTLPVKKQTVDRFYYSFPDGLALKDGVNYEYYFEVFDNDAVHGFKSTKSSVFSHRELTQDEQQDKALQEQNSSISGLEKSIKNQDKQNTELDKLQQMGKEKSNMDFKDQKKVQDFINRQQTLEQNKQEMSKKLQENLEQFLPEKKDEIKEELMKRLEKNEKESEKNKKLLDELKELTNKLKEEELFDKVDQLKKQSKDQTKNLEQLVELTKRFYVEKKAEQVAEKLDKLAEKQDKLSDSKDNNAQEQDKVNKEFDKLQQEMRDLDKQNKELKKPMDIPVDEKQEQSIDQDQDKAKEELQKEGGDQKSKQDKAKPKQKSAAAKMKQMGQKMQSSMQGGQADQLEEDVKVLRQILDNLLAYSFSQEDVMGQFKNAGNRNANFAKYLKKQQDLKVQFNHVDDSIFAMSLRNPKITEEITKEVGNVHYYVDKALTDLADNVVPRGVSNQQYAITSANKLADFLSDALNNMQMEMSGQGQGQGKGKGKSGKDVQLSDIIQKQQGLSQKMQKGMKDGSEEKGQEGGGKQDGQSQKEGGKQKGGQKDGKESGGKQPGGKQGEGQGDGEGGDGGEGNAEKLLEIYKEQQQLRESLQQMLDKQGMGGNGQAALRQMKDIEKQLLNKGFKNETLQKMQNLKQELLKLDKAMLEQGQDNKRQSETNKKEFNNTANQLPDALKDYLNSVEILNRQTLPLRPNFNQKVQTYFKGND; encoded by the coding sequence TTGGAAGCAAAAAACATCATATACGCAAAGCTCGAAGCCTTTATTAAAAAGTATTACACAAACGAAGTTATTCGTGGAACAATCTTTTTTATAGCCCTCGGGTTACTTTACTTTATCATTACCTTTCTGGTGGAGTACTTTTTGTGGCTGCCTGAAAAAGGGCGTACAGCACTCTTCTGGATTTTTATTTTCGTAGAAGCGATTCTCCTGGCACGTTTTATTTTGTTTCCGCTGTTTAAATTGTTCAAACTTCAAAAGGGTATCGACTACAAACAGGCATCGGCCATCATTGGCAGTCACTTTAGCGAGGTGAGCGATAAGCTTACAAATTTCCTTCAGCTGAGCAATGATGCTAACCAAAGCGAATTGTTACTGGCTTCGATAGAACAAAAGGCAAGCAACCTGCAACCGGTACCGTTTACTAATGCCGTAAATTTTAATAAGAATATAAAGTACCTGCCATATGCAGCCATACCCGTGTTGCTTATTTTGGTTTTCCTTATTAGTGGTAACAGCGCAGTTATAACAAACAGTTTTGGCCGTGTTGTTAATTACAATAAGCACTACGCGCCACCGGCTCCGTTTGAATTTGTAATTGTAAACAAATCGCTGATGGCACAGCAGGATACTGATTTTGTACTCGAAGTAAAAACGCAGGGGAGTGTAGTGCCGGAGAATGCGATGATAACTATAGGCAATGAAAACTATTACCTTGAAAGCGTAAAGCCCGGCGTGTTTACCTACCGTTTTGAAAAGCCTACAAAAAATATTGAATTTCAGCTTAACGCAAATAATGTAATTTCTAAGCCGTATGAGCTGGATGTGGTGGCGGTGCCTACCATTGCAAATTTTGAAATGGTATTACAGTTCCCCGGTTACCTTGGCAAAAAGCAGGAAGTGGTTAAGGGTAGTGGCAATGCCGTGGTACCGGAAGGCACTAAGGTAACCTGGAAAATTAACGCCCTGGCAACAAATTCTGTCAACTATATGACTGATAATGCTGTTACGCCGTTCTCTAACAATGAAAACAGCTTTACATTATCTAAAAATATACTTCAAAATACAGAATATCAAATTCTTACGAGTAATTTTAAGGTAAAAAACCACGAAAAGCTGCAATATCAGATCACAACGCTTAAAGACCAGTACCCAACCATTACCGCACAGAACGCTCCTGACGGTTTAAAGCTTAAAAGAGAAATTGTGCTGGGGCAGTTGAGCGATGATAATGGGCTTACAAAACTTCAGGTGGTGTATTACCCTCAGGATAACCCTGCGGCTGCCAAGCGTGGAACACTTCCGGTTAAGAAACAAACGGTAGACCGTTTTTACTACAGCTTCCCGGATGGGCTTGCGCTAAAGGATGGTGTTAACTACGAATACTATTTTGAGGTTTTTGATAACGATGCCGTGCATGGTTTTAAGAGTACAAAGTCATCGGTATTTTCGCACAGAGAACTTACGCAGGATGAGCAGCAGGATAAAGCACTCCAAGAGCAAAACAGCAGTATTAGCGGTTTAGAGAAATCGATCAAAAACCAGGACAAGCAAAATACTGAGCTTGATAAGCTGCAACAAATGGGCAAGGAGAAATCTAACATGGATTTTAAAGACCAGAAAAAAGTTCAGGACTTTATAAACCGTCAGCAAACCCTTGAGCAAAACAAGCAGGAGATGAGCAAAAAACTTCAGGAAAACCTGGAGCAGTTTCTTCCTGAAAAGAAAGATGAGATTAAGGAAGAGTTGATGAAGCGCCTTGAAAAGAATGAAAAAGAATCTGAAAAAAATAAAAAACTGCTTGACGAACTTAAGGAACTTACCAATAAGCTTAAGGAAGAAGAATTGTTTGATAAGGTAGACCAGCTTAAAAAACAAAGCAAAGACCAGACAAAAAACCTGGAGCAGCTGGTAGAACTTACCAAGCGTTTTTATGTAGAAAAGAAAGCTGAACAGGTTGCGGAAAAACTGGATAAGCTTGCCGAAAAGCAGGATAAATTATCTGACAGTAAAGATAACAATGCTCAGGAGCAGGATAAGGTTAATAAAGAATTTGACAAGCTGCAACAGGAAATGCGCGACCTTGATAAACAAAACAAGGAACTTAAAAAACCTATGGATATTCCGGTAGATGAAAAGCAGGAACAAAGCATCGACCAGGATCAGGATAAGGCTAAAGAGGAACTTCAAAAAGAAGGCGGCGATCAAAAAAGCAAACAGGATAAAGCCAAACCAAAGCAAAAAAGTGCTGCTGCTAAAATGAAGCAGATGGGGCAAAAGATGCAAAGCTCAATGCAGGGTGGACAGGCAGATCAGCTTGAAGAAGATGTAAAGGTGCTCCGCCAGATATTGGATAACCTCTTGGCATATTCATTCTCTCAGGAAGATGTTATGGGGCAGTTTAAAAATGCAGGTAACCGTAATGCAAACTTTGCCAAATATCTTAAAAAGCAACAGGATCTTAAAGTACAGTTTAACCATGTTGACGATAGCATTTTTGCCATGTCATTACGCAACCCTAAGATAACCGAAGAGATTACTAAAGAGGTAGGCAATGTGCATTATTATGTAGACAAGGCATTGACAGATCTTGCCGATAATGTAGTGCCACGCGGTGTGTCTAACCAGCAATATGCTATAACGTCTGCTAATAAGCTTGCCGATTTTTTAAGTGATGCGCTTAATAATATGCAGATGGAAATGAGCGGACAGGGACAAGGTCAGGGTAAAGGCAAAGGTAAGTCTGGCAAAGATGTGCAATTGTCTGATATCATCCAGAAGCAACAGGGACTTTCTCAAAAAATGCAAAAAGGCATGAAAGATGGTAGCGAAGAGAAAGGTCAGGAAGGCGGAGGTAAGCAGGATGGCCAGAGCCAGAAAGAAGGAGGTAAACAGAAAGGCGGACAAAAAGACGGCAAAGAATCTGGTGGCAAACAGCCCGGTGGTAAACAGGGAGAAGGCCAGGGCGACGGTGAAGGCGGCGATGGTGGAGAAGGCAATGCCGAGAAACTATTAGAAATATATAAAGAACAGCAGCAGCTGCGTGAGTCGCTACAGCAAATGCTGGATAAGCAGGGTATGGGTGGCAACGGCCAGGCAGCTTTGCGCCAAATGAAAGATATAGAAAAACAGTTGCTTAATAAAGGCTTTAAAAATGAAACCCTGCAAAAAATGCAGAACCTTAAACAGGAACTTTTAAAGCTTGATAAAGCAATGCTTGAGCAGGGTCAGGATAACAAAAGGCAGAGCGAAACCAATAAAAAGGAGTTTAACAACACCGCTAACCAACTGCCTGATGCCCTGAAAGATTATTTAAACAGCGTAGAGATTTTAAATAGACAAACACTACCTTTGCGCCCAAATTTTAACCAAAAGGTGCAAACCTATTTTAAAGGCAATGATTAG
- the gltX gene encoding glutamate--tRNA ligase: MSRPVRVRFAPSPTGPLHIGGVRTALFNYLFAKKHGGTFYLRVEDTDQNRFVPGAEEYIVEALNWLGIPFDEGVGKNEKFGPYRQSERKEMYQQYAQQLIDSGWAYYAFDTAEALDELRKQLEAEGKTFIYNHANRGTLDNSLKITAEATQERIANGAEYVIRFKTPVGETLHLNDIIRGDIKFDTSLLDDKVLFKSDGMPTYHLANIVDDHLMETSHVIRGEEWLPSMPLHELLYKAFGWEAPKFAHLPLILKPVGNGKLSKRDGDKLGFPVFPLEWKNADGTSSMGYREQGFLPDAVINFLALLGWNPGTDQELFTLDELVQLFDLERVHKAGAKFDPDKNKWFNHQYFQREDNAVLAKGLSHTLIEKGINKPIEDVTRIVGLVKERATFASELWNLSDYFFVAPESFEEKAVAKQWKPDTAEILKEVADVLLNTLDFSSANTESVVKAWIEQKGIGMGKVMPPLRLSLVGDLKGPHLFDIIELIGKDETLKRIHKAVDTL, from the coding sequence ATGTCAAGACCGGTACGTGTGCGTTTTGCACCCAGCCCTACAGGCCCGCTGCACATAGGTGGTGTGCGCACGGCGCTATTTAATTATTTATTTGCCAAAAAACATGGCGGTACTTTTTACCTGCGCGTAGAAGATACCGACCAAAACCGCTTTGTGCCCGGTGCCGAAGAGTATATTGTTGAGGCACTTAACTGGCTTGGAATACCTTTTGACGAAGGTGTGGGCAAGAACGAAAAGTTTGGCCCGTACCGCCAAAGCGAACGTAAAGAAATGTATCAGCAATATGCACAGCAGCTTATAGACAGCGGCTGGGCTTACTATGCTTTTGATACTGCCGAGGCGCTTGATGAACTTCGCAAACAGTTAGAGGCAGAAGGAAAAACCTTTATATACAACCATGCTAACCGTGGAACATTAGACAACTCGCTTAAAATAACTGCTGAGGCAACCCAGGAGCGCATTGCAAACGGTGCCGAATATGTTATCCGTTTTAAGACACCGGTGGGCGAAACACTACACCTTAACGACATTATTCGTGGGGATATAAAATTTGATACCAGCCTGCTTGATGACAAGGTATTGTTTAAAAGCGATGGTATGCCTACTTATCACCTTGCAAATATTGTAGACGACCACCTTATGGAAACATCTCACGTTATTCGTGGAGAAGAGTGGTTGCCATCTATGCCATTGCACGAACTGTTATACAAAGCCTTTGGTTGGGAAGCGCCTAAGTTTGCACACCTTCCACTAATATTAAAGCCTGTAGGCAATGGCAAACTAAGCAAGCGCGATGGCGATAAGCTGGGCTTCCCGGTGTTTCCGCTGGAGTGGAAAAATGCCGATGGCACATCCTCTATGGGTTACCGAGAGCAGGGCTTTTTGCCTGATGCCGTTATTAACTTCCTTGCGCTGTTAGGCTGGAATCCGGGTACTGACCAAGAATTGTTTACACTTGATGAACTGGTACAATTATTTGATTTAGAAAGGGTACATAAGGCTGGAGCAAAATTTGATCCGGATAAGAACAAGTGGTTTAACCACCAGTATTTCCAGAGAGAAGATAATGCTGTTCTTGCCAAAGGGCTATCGCATACGCTGATAGAAAAGGGTATTAACAAACCTATTGAAGATGTTACCCGTATTGTAGGCCTGGTTAAAGAGCGTGCTACTTTTGCCAGCGAACTGTGGAACCTGAGTGATTACTTTTTTGTAGCCCCGGAAAGTTTTGAAGAAAAAGCTGTAGCCAAACAATGGAAGCCCGATACTGCAGAAATACTAAAAGAGGTAGCCGATGTGCTTTTAAATACTTTGGATTTTAGTTCTGCCAATACAGAGAGCGTTGTAAAAGCCTGGATTGAGCAAAAAGGCATTGGGATGGGTAAAGTTATGCCTCCATTGCGATTAAGCCTTGTAGGCGATTTAAAAGGCCCGCATTTGTTTGATATCATCGAACTGATAGGTAAAGACGAAACCCTGAAAAGGATACATAAAGCGGTAGATACGCTATAA
- a CDS encoding SPFH domain-containing protein yields MGTIFLVIILFFGLIILFSSFFTVKQQTSVVVERFGKFQGIRHAGLQLKIPIVDKIAGRINLKIQQLDVIIETKTKENVFVKMKVSVQFKVIQDNVYDAFYKLEYPHDQITSYVFDVVRAEVPKLKLDDVFERKDDIAIAVKRELNEAMTTYGYDIINTLITDIDPDPQVKNAMNRINAADREKSAAEYEAEAQRIRIVAKAKAEAESKRLQGQGIADQRREIARGLVESVDVLNKVGINSQEASALIVVTQHYDTLQAIGSDTNSNLILLPNTPQAANDMLNNMIVSFAASNKIAEMPGRKENHKKDDHGYKRPNLDKPDAPSESND; encoded by the coding sequence ATGGGAACAATTTTTCTCGTAATTATCCTGTTTTTCGGGCTTATCATTCTATTTTCATCCTTCTTTACGGTAAAGCAGCAAACATCTGTTGTGGTAGAACGTTTTGGTAAATTTCAGGGCATTCGCCATGCGGGTCTTCAGCTTAAAATTCCGATAGTAGATAAAATAGCAGGCCGCATTAACCTGAAGATACAGCAGCTGGATGTTATTATCGAAACCAAGACTAAAGAGAACGTGTTTGTAAAGATGAAGGTTTCGGTACAGTTCAAGGTAATACAGGACAATGTGTATGATGCTTTTTACAAACTTGAATATCCGCACGACCAGATAACATCGTATGTATTTGACGTTGTACGTGCCGAGGTACCTAAGCTAAAGCTGGATGACGTTTTTGAACGCAAAGATGATATTGCCATTGCCGTAAAGCGTGAGCTTAACGAAGCCATGACTACATATGGATATGATATTATCAATACCCTGATAACAGATATTGACCCGGATCCTCAGGTTAAAAATGCAATGAACCGCATTAATGCTGCCGACCGTGAAAAATCTGCCGCTGAATATGAAGCAGAAGCACAGCGCATACGCATTGTAGCCAAGGCTAAAGCTGAGGCAGAAAGCAAAAGACTACAGGGACAGGGTATTGCAGACCAGCGTCGTGAAATAGCACGCGGCCTTGTAGAGAGTGTAGATGTACTTAATAAAGTGGGCATTAACAGCCAGGAAGCATCTGCGCTTATTGTGGTTACACAACACTATGATACGCTACAGGCTATAGGCAGCGATACTAACAGTAACCTTATCTTATTGCCTAACACGCCACAGGCAGCTAATGATATGCTAAACAACATGATCGTATCTTTTGCAGCATCTAATAAGATAGCTGAAATGCCCGGCAGAAAAGAAAACCATAAAAAAGATGACCATGGCTATAAAAGGCCAAACCTTGATAAACCGGATGCACCATCTGAGTCAAACGACTAA
- a CDS encoding DUF6327 family protein: protein MAVRSTKVYRTFDEINKDLEILKMERDIAYLRFKKDLDETKESLKPGNIIGETPKKILNVVGAFSGPLKNAALTWLFKKIF from the coding sequence ATGGCAGTAAGAAGTACTAAAGTTTACCGCACCTTTGATGAGATAAATAAAGATCTTGAAATTCTTAAGATGGAAAGGGATATTGCATACCTGCGTTTTAAGAAAGATCTTGATGAAACTAAAGAGAGCCTTAAACCCGGCAACATAATAGGGGAGACGCCCAAAAAGATTTTAAATGTTGTAGGTGCGTTCTCCGGCCCATTAAAAAATGCCGCATTAACCTGGCTTTTTAAAAAGATATTTTAA
- a CDS encoding competence protein — MAFEEIKENAEDLKNEAKRLIDANLAYYKLWGFKIAMKSTAMMLKLFLLATMLVIVTLFFSIALALAFGYWFDNFAYGFLTVGFIYLIMAIVIYKVQDKIVEGPLVATFSRLLFKTYE, encoded by the coding sequence ATGGCATTTGAAGAAATTAAAGAAAACGCAGAAGACCTAAAAAATGAAGCCAAACGGTTAATAGATGCTAACTTAGCATACTATAAGCTGTGGGGTTTTAAGATTGCAATGAAGTCTACCGCCATGATGCTCAAGTTGTTTTTGCTTGCTACCATGCTGGTTATTGTAACTCTTTTCTTTTCAATTGCCCTGGCACTTGCTTTTGGTTACTGGTTCGATAACTTTGCTTACGGCTTTTTAACCGTAGGTTTTATTTATCTTATCATGGCTATAGTAATATACAAAGTTCAGGATAAGATAGTGGAAGGGCCGCTTGTAGCTACCTTTTCAAGATTATTATTTAAAACATACGAATAG
- a CDS encoding YtxH domain-containing protein: MAGKTGTIVAVLAGAAVGAALGILFAPDEGKKTRKKIKDGATEKADELKHKVGDFTETVKSKFGFAKQDIEAGLNNLVSSVENKADEVISTLEKKLEELKKNAKADAPSAN; this comes from the coding sequence ATGGCTGGTAAAACAGGAACAATCGTTGCCGTACTTGCAGGTGCGGCCGTAGGTGCAGCCCTGGGTATTTTGTTTGCCCCGGACGAAGGTAAAAAGACAAGAAAAAAAATTAAAGACGGCGCTACTGAAAAAGCAGATGAGCTTAAGCACAAAGTGGGCGATTTTACAGAAACTGTAAAAAGCAAATTTGGTTTTGCTAAGCAGGATATCGAAGCCGGTCTTAACAACCTTGTATCGAGCGTAGAAAATAAAGCTGATGAAGTAATTTCTACCCTTGAAAAAAAACTTGAAGAACTTAAAAAGAATGCTAAGGCCGATGCGCCATCTGCAAACTAA
- a CDS encoding glutamine--tRNA ligase/YqeY domain fusion protein encodes MSTEERSLNFIEQIIEEDLGNGFPDDKLRFRFPPEPNGYLHVGHASSICLNFGLGLRYNAPVNLRFDDTNPAKEEQEYVDAIKKDVEWLGFKWDKELYASDYFQELYDWAVAFIKQGKAYIDSQSSEDMAKQKGTPSQPGTDSPYRNRSIDENLALFEGMKNGDFDEGTHVLRAKIDMSSSNMLMRDPLMYRILKKHHHRTGDKWNIYPMYDWAHGESDYLEGVSHSLCTLEFMMHRELYDWFLDQIYDNNKTRPKQREFARRNLSHTVVSKRKLLQLVQDNYVTGWDDPRMSTISGMRRRGYPPQSIVNFANTIGIAKRTNLIDVSVLEFCVREELNKTAPRVMAVLDPVKLVITNYPEGQEEWLEAENNPEDVAAGFREVPFSRELYIEREDFMENANNKYFRLTLGKEVRLKNAYIIKGESVVKDEAGNILEIHATYDTDSKSGSGSEASLRKIKGTIHWVSVPHAVKAEVRIYDRLFTHENPDGDKDVDFKEYINPNALEVITGYLEPSLKSAEPGERYQFQRLGYFCVDTDTNAEQLVFNKTVGLRDTWAKVENKE; translated from the coding sequence ATGTCAACTGAAGAGCGTTCACTCAATTTTATTGAACAAATTATAGAGGAAGACCTGGGTAACGGCTTCCCGGATGATAAACTGCGTTTTCGTTTTCCACCAGAGCCTAATGGCTACCTGCACGTGGGTCACGCCAGTTCTATCTGTCTTAACTTTGGCCTTGGCCTTAGGTACAATGCCCCTGTAAACCTGCGTTTTGACGATACTAACCCTGCTAAAGAAGAGCAGGAGTATGTAGATGCCATTAAAAAAGACGTAGAGTGGCTGGGCTTTAAATGGGATAAAGAACTGTATGCTTCAGATTATTTTCAGGAGCTGTATGACTGGGCTGTAGCCTTTATAAAACAGGGCAAAGCTTATATAGACAGCCAGAGTTCTGAAGATATGGCTAAGCAAAAAGGTACGCCAAGCCAGCCGGGTACTGATAGCCCGTACCGTAACCGGTCTATAGATGAGAATCTTGCCTTATTTGAAGGTATGAAGAACGGCGATTTTGACGAAGGTACGCATGTGCTTCGTGCTAAGATAGATATGAGCAGCAGCAATATGCTAATGCGCGATCCTCTTATGTACCGCATACTTAAAAAACACCACCACCGCACCGGCGATAAGTGGAACATATACCCTATGTATGACTGGGCACATGGCGAAAGCGACTACCTTGAAGGGGTAAGCCATTCGCTTTGTACACTTGAGTTTATGATGCACAGGGAATTGTATGATTGGTTCTTAGACCAGATATACGACAACAATAAAACACGTCCTAAACAGCGCGAATTTGCCCGCCGTAACCTTAGCCATACTGTAGTAAGTAAGCGTAAGCTATTACAACTGGTACAGGATAACTATGTTACCGGATGGGATGACCCGCGTATGAGTACCATTAGTGGTATGCGCAGAAGGGGATATCCGCCACAGTCTATTGTAAACTTTGCCAATACCATAGGTATTGCAAAACGTACTAACCTTATAGACGTTAGTGTATTAGAATTTTGTGTGCGTGAGGAGCTTAATAAAACTGCCCCTCGTGTTATGGCTGTATTAGACCCTGTTAAGCTGGTTATTACTAACTATCCGGAAGGGCAGGAAGAATGGCTGGAGGCAGAGAACAACCCTGAAGACGTAGCTGCAGGATTTCGTGAAGTACCGTTTAGCCGTGAACTTTACATAGAGCGCGAAGACTTTATGGAAAATGCTAACAACAAGTATTTCCGTCTTACGCTGGGTAAAGAAGTACGTTTAAAAAATGCTTATATAATTAAAGGTGAAAGTGTTGTAAAAGATGAAGCGGGTAATATACTCGAAATTCATGCCACTTATGATACTGATTCTAAGAGTGGAAGCGGTAGCGAAGCCAGCCTTAGAAAAATAAAGGGTACTATACACTGGGTATCTGTACCACATGCTGTTAAGGCAGAAGTGCGTATTTATGACAGGCTTTTTACCCATGAAAACCCTGATGGCGATAAAGATGTAGACTTTAAAGAATACATTAACCCTAATGCGCTTGAAGTTATTACCGGTTACCTGGAGCCATCACTAAAAAGTGCTGAGCCGGGCGAGCGTTACCAGTTTCAGCGTTTAGGATATTTTTGCGTAGATACAGATACGAATGCAGAACAATTAGTTTTTAACAAAACAGTTGGCCTTCGTGATACCTGGGCAAAAGTCGAAAATAAGGAGTAA
- the folB gene encoding dihydroneopterin aldolase → MGIIKLKNIRTFSYHGCLVEESKIGSDYTVDLEIKTDLRKSMITDELADTVDYVHLNRIVMEEMAIRSKLLEHVAHRIVKRTFDELPQVSRVLLSVSKVNPPIGGDVEAVTIQIEEFRA, encoded by the coding sequence ATGGGCATTATAAAACTTAAGAACATTCGTACTTTTTCATACCATGGCTGCCTGGTTGAAGAAAGTAAAATAGGCAGTGATTATACTGTAGACCTGGAAATTAAGACCGACCTGCGCAAAAGTATGATTACTGATGAGCTGGCCGATACCGTAGATTATGTGCACCTTAACCGAATAGTAATGGAAGAAATGGCCATACGTTCTAAACTTTTAGAACACGTGGCACACCGCATTGTAAAACGTACTTTTGATGAGCTGCCACAGGTAAGCCGTGTATTATTATCGGTTTCTAAGGTTAATCCGCCCATTGGTGGCGATGTAGAGGCCGTAACCATACAGATAGAGGAGTTCAGAGCGTAA